A genomic stretch from Neomonachus schauinslandi chromosome 14, ASM220157v2, whole genome shotgun sequence includes:
- the SDS gene encoding L-serine dehydratase/L-threonine deaminase — protein sequence MTSGEPLHVKTPIRDSMSLSKVAGTSVYLKMDSAQPSGSFKIRGIGHLCKMWAEQGCEHFVCSSAGNAGMAAAYAARKLSIPATIVVPSTTPALTIERLKNEGAIVKVVGEMLDEAFELAKALAKNNPGWVYIPPFDDPLIWEGHTSIVKELKETLSAKPGAIALSVGGGGLLCGVVQGLQEVGWGDVPIIAMETAGAHSFHAATTAGKLVSLPQVTSVAKALCVKTVGAQALKLFQEHPIFSEVISDQEAVAAIEKFVDDEKILVEPACGAALAAVYSHVVQKLQGEGKLRAPLSSLVVIVCGGSNISLGQLRALKEQLGMKNGLPK from the exons aTGACGTCTGGAGAGCCCCTGCACGTCAAGACCCCCATCCGTGACAGCATGTCCCTGTCCAAAGTGGCAGGCACCAGCGTCTACCTCAAGATGGACAGTGCCCAACCGTCAGGCTCCTTCAAGATCCGGGGCATTGGACACCTCTGCAAGATG TGGGCTGAGCAAGGCTGTGAACATTTCGTCTGCTCCTCAG CGGGCAACGCGGGCATGGCAGCCGCCTATGCCGCCAGGAAGCTGAGCATCCCTGCCACCATCGTTGTGCCCAGCACCACCCCTGCCCTCACCATTGAGCGGCTCAAGAATGAGGGCGCCATAGTCAAGGTGGTGGGCGAG ATGTTGGACGAAGCCTTCGAGCTGGCCAAGGCCCTGGCAAAGAACAACCCAGGCTGGGTCTACATTCCTCCCTTTGACGACCCCCTCATCTG GGAAGGCCACACTTCCATCGTGAAGGAGCTGAAGGAGACGCTGAGCGCAAAGCCAGGGGCCATTGCGCTGTCGGTGGGTGGTGGGGGCCTGCTGTGCGGAGTGGTCCAGGGGCTGCAGGAGGTGGGCTGGGGGGACGTGCCCATCATCGCCATGGAGACCGCCGGAGCCCACAGCTTCCATGCTGCCACCACTGCTGGCAAGCTCGTCTCCCTGCCCCAGGTTACCAG TGTGGCCAAGGCCCTGTGCGTGAAGACCGTGGGGGCTCAGGCCCTGAAGCTGTTTCAGGAGCACCCCATCTTCTCTGAAGTCATCTCGGACCAGGAGGCTGTGGCCGCCATTGAGAAGTTTGTGG ATGACGAGAAGATCCTGGTGGAGCCTGCCTGTGGGGCAGCCCTGGCCGCCGTGTACAGCCACGTGGTTCAGAAGCTGCAAGGAGAGGGCAAGCTCCGGGCCCCGCTGTCCTCCCTCGTGGTCATTGTCTGTGGGGGCAGCAACATCAGTCTGGGCCAGCTGCGGGCCCTCAAGGAACAGCTAGGCATGAAGAACGGGCTGCCCAAGTGA